The DNA segment ATATCACTTCTTAACATAACTGGTAATCTTCCAATTTCgacattattttttgtaacaATACTATTACCTTTAATATATTCTACATCTACATATATCGGAGCAGAATATGTTAAATCTCTTTGTCTACATATCTGAGGAGTTAAATTTGATTCTATCATATTTTCTTCTATAGATGGTCTTCCAACAGATATATCTAAAAATTCCAAATAAAAATGCTCATCAATATctgattttataattttatttgttgtTGCATtcattattgtttttatttctctttttataaaataattatatgattCAATATGTTGCTTTACCAAACCTTTCACTTTTAAATATGCTGGTAATAATTTccatttttcatttaatgTATTTATGCTTTTAGAATTTTCATAAATGCTTTTATTATGTTTCGAATTTTTTACAACAAGATCTATTAGATCTTTTTCTTTTGTCAATAAATCTGGATTACAGTTATAATTTGTGTTTTTTGAAAATTcttcaaaatttattttttcctcaAATTCAGCACtaatgttaattttttttttttttttttcactatttAAACTGTTGTAATTTTTATCACCtcctatatttttattatggatattagtataattttcactattttttaataGTACATCAATTtgatcatttatttttttttcatctttagCAAATTGATTTtggatatttatattatcattttttccatATGAAGTAATTTCCCctcttatatttatttcatcatcaagaattatattttcttgtttttttatatttttatttgtatttaattCATCTATCAATTCATTCATTGTATTATCTCCCTTTTTATAACCAGTTTGTAttgtaaaattttttatatatttactatCATCACATgtattatcaaaattttgtCTTATTTCATCCTTAAAATAttcatcttcttttttttcttctttatgttcatcttttattttaattatgttCCCATTTGACCCTTCCTCTTTtgaatttgaaaaattattttcactattttttttttcactctcttcatcttcattttccatatgttttttcccttttatttttattatttccttcATCCTCGCTCAAAAAGTTATAGATAGTATATAAACATGTAAGAGGAACAAAAGAACCTctaactatatattttatatgctCTTATTTATTTGGTTTAATTTCGccatttaattttatacatattctcaaatattataatttattgttataatagTTATTACATAATAACATTGCCTTGACTGTTATTATCtgatatgttttatttttttttttaacaaaaaaacaaatattttaaagataaacaaataaatattaatcaGATTAAAAcaatgtaatatataaaatgtatatagaGAAAATATGTAAACATGTAACGCCGAAATTAAATcaaagaattattttttccattttctatatatctATATGTTTGAGTTTAAAAACGTGGTGCCTTTCAAACTAATatgtttataaattttttcaGGAACactttatttttcaaattgtAAAAAACTCCTAATTAGTAGGAGAATGTATAATAATCTAAAATTTGTTATTGccaaaaaattaacaaataaacttgtatataaataaatatatatataatacatatttaataaaatatattattaaatattttattttaattttttttataatggGTTAATACACATAATGCATGTGACGCATAAACTATGGTGGtatcaaattattttttttttttttattattttattatgaaatatttaaatttttttacataattttaaacataataaaatgtagaaataataacaaaaattcaaacaatttttatttttttaaattattctaTACTAACCTTACAAAGATAGATATTATGCTGACCCAAACATCGTAGTAGCATATATAAATGAGAATAAAACTTTTATACATAGAAATAATACCATATGATATGTATACTATCAATTTAAAATGAAAAGCCAAGTAAAACAGTacctatatttttattatgataaggatagtatattttttatagtatattcttacatttattttattttttgaattgaaggaataaaaatgaaaattgtataagaataactattttaatttatttttttttatacaaatgtgtcaaaataatatgtccagatgaaaaaaacaattttaagttttatatgcatattcactaacaaaaaaaaaatgtatatttctTATACACCATATTCAcgaaacatattatttacTTTATCATCAACTTTTTTAGAGTACCCACATATacgcatatgtatataataggtGTACATActcatcatatatatatgtcaatacatatatatgctaaatattcgttaaaaaaaaaaaattaatttaatacaTTTCCAAAATGTGAATTATGCAAAATAAAAGAACaattgatgaaaaaaaaattcacaaaagataaataatttgttaaaGTTCAAAACCGTTTATTTAAATAGCATCAATATCAAtttcttcttcatcttcATCTGCTGTATTGTTAAATCCATCCTTTGCatctaaaaatatttcatcatCACATTTTTCACTCTTTGAATCTTCAAATGGTTTTTCATTTCCATTTAAATTACTTTTTtctttacttttattttcagTATTTCGTAAAGATTTCACTTTATAATTTGTCCCAACATTGTTGCTATTTGATTCTTCTTCATCTTCAGATTCTTCTTCATCAGAATCATTTTGTTTTAACCAGTTAACAAAATGTTTTGCCATGCATTTACATTTATCATAGCATTCATTGTattctttttgtttttcatctacattgttaatattattactattgctTCCTTTTCTATTTTGTGATACAGATGTCATATTTCCATCATCTTCTTGGTCATATCGTTTAATTATATCTTTGCTTTCGAGcatatcattattatataatacttGTAAAATATATGGATAAATGGTTATAGCTGTTGTTGCTATTTTGTTTACATAATATTCTAAGGCTAGAAATATATCCATAGTAGTTACAGAAgtatcattaattttttttaaatattttatatttttttccaataaCTCTTTTGATATTTTGTCATCAAATAATGCAcacaaacaaataaatattcggCATTTCGAATCAAAAGATTGTGAAACTTGTAAAACACGCAATTCCTCACAAAAATCATTATCACTTATATTTGGAAATGTTACAACTAATGTTCTTAGCCTATCTATTACTTCTTTAATTTCAAAACTTTCATAATGTAATAATTCCTTTTCTAATACAAAATTAtcttctaatttttttttccctttatctttttttgatttattttttttatccttCTTATTATTGTTTGTGCCACTATTATTTGGATTACTTCTATCTGTACATGCATCATCTGAACTATTATTATCGTGATAAGTTCCAGGTTGTAATATTCCATTTTTCGAATCatcattgttattattattattattatctccAGCTCCCTTTTCTGCTTTATCACTTTTagttttcccatttttttctccttttttctctttaacctttttctttttactACCTACTGTACTAATTTGTGGGGGATTCTTTATCATATATGTAGCGATTTTATGAGAATTATTAAGTTGGCCTATATTTCCACAAGCATTGCATTTACATATTAAAAACCctttttttacaataataTCAGTTTCAGGTAATAAACAATGTGGGCATAAAACATACATCTCTATAAATTTATCAAGGATATTTACTaaatcattttctttatgtGCACCATTAACTATAGCTTTTTCTTCATTCTCTTCAAACTTAACCATTGTTCCTAATTCACAACCAAAAAATTTAGTTGGATACATAGGTGGTCTTTTTAATGATCTAGCTATGTCACCCATGTTTGTTATATTTGTTCTTATTCCATTTCCTCTTCCTTCTATTTTTGAGATTAACTTAGGCATcttatatctataatttgGATCATTACGATCCCTTGGAATGTTAATGTATGACATTTTGGCAAGTATACAACAAATacgaaattataaatatttctcTAGTTTTTTTATGCtctatttttatgttttttgggctctatttttatgttttttgggctctatttttatgtttttttggTTCCGTCCTTGATTACTGCGTAAATgctattataattattatggaTATCCGagttaatttatatatatatatatatatatatttatttatttttatatatatttttttatgtacatatatatctaCTTCATTAATGGTACAGCTCCTATTCTTTTcccaaatgaaaaaataaattcctACTCAATGCAATAAGATAAAACTAATATATACTttcaatataatttttcttaGTATTTTCACcctcaaaaataataataaactgAATAAATTTGTGTATTATATGAAATaactaaatatatagttttgaATGCTTCCTATATATGCGTATATCTTTGGATGGTCATCTACTTgtataataatgaatatatatatataaaacttattTTATTGATAATAATTTCAAGTTTCTGAAATAATTaaagaaattatttttgtgtgcatggatatatataactatataCGCGGTGATAAATACAACACTTCTgcaataatttattttagttaaaatgtggaaaaatatatttgcttacaaaatgttataaaaataattaaatatttcctTGAATTATATCAccaaaaatgaaataaatatagtcacaaattaaacaaaatatatgcatatacaaatattaataatttaatctTTATACTCTATTGTCAAATTCGGTTCTTGATTTTTACAACATTGTATTAATAATTCACgcgcatacatatataaatatatatatagagagaGATAATGGGGAATGATATGATtcatttatacaatttttaagcataatttattttactttggtttattatatattttgtttgtcCCTATATTAATATGCTAAAActaatatatcattattatttctactcctattgttattattattattattattaattagtTCTTGTATACATTTTAATTCCTATAAAAAGATATAGCTCTAATACATTTgatattctatatattatgactgttcatataattttattaattaaaagaGGCATCCAAATATTCCaaagtaaatatatacatttatatagaATTGAAAACTGTATAGCAACTGTCacatatcaaaaatatttatcacaCATAaggtaatatattattaattaagCAAAAATAGTTTGTTCATGCTGCATTTCTGATtcaatatgtatatataatatatatatatttatacatgaaaaggggaataaaaatatttttaatgtttacAAAACTGTTATTAAGTTGATTTTTCCAAATTTCTTCAActccttttttttcattttttttttaaacaaaattatatatattacaaaaatatatagattcacacaaatgtatatataaatatatactatataatATAGGGAGTTggcatgtatatatagagtgaaacaaaaaaaaatgtgctatttatatattttttttacagtATATGCAAATTTAACAACTTCTCTATAACATCGGCATTccaaatgatttaaatttttttttcacatgcTTTTATACATTCTCctaatataattatacatgcatttttttcataatatattttatatgtcaTCTGTAATATGCCTATATGAAAGATTATTATGCCTTATCtgcattatattattattgtttgcatacttaatatattttttacactTAAATTTGTTTTCACTTTTGAAAATCCTCATTGACTTTCCTTTGtaattattcatatatattgtattatttattttaaacatTCCTCGATTGCATAAATTTAAATGGTATTAATATATctaatttgaaaaaatttcCTTTTATGTATTAgtgattttttttacatatatatagtcaatatattaatattgtgggtatatattaattttttagtataacatcaaaatataagataaatgtaatgaatattataaatatataagtatatatatctaCTAACAATAATctacaaatattataaaaataacgtaaagtaaaatataacaattttttaatttcaaatGTTTTCCTTactttgaatatatataatatatatttatttatttatttatttatttaaatgttcaaataaatatattattttctgagtatatattataatgacacttaatataattacatattaatatatattttatgccaataatattttatatatagtgTGATTAATTTGTATTATAGTGGAggttttgtatatataatgatacacagccttattttttaatttattttttgttttgatatataaaataaatagtagGGGTATTTATTTTgcaatatattaatattttttacaataaggaatagtatatatgcatatatataagcaatatgtatgtgtataaattttatgagccatatttttaatttaaacaagatatatatttgcattaatatttgtttattgTCATagtatgtttctttattaatatattaataaatataatataaataaatggaaatataatgcaatttatataataagtaTACGCCATCAGTTTTATAAATCCGTAGTTtatcataatataataaaacaatttcTTATtcttttattcattttgaatatggaaatataaattaaaaaaaaaaaataaatagcaaatttttataaaataaatttagatttggcttagtataaaaattatttggtATGTTACTAATACACTAAATAAAGTTATCCAtacatttacaaaataaatttatactgataaaaaaatataacacaatattttatatagaGTGTTtttagttatttttttttttttttaattttaaatgttATATTAGAAAGAAAACTTTCAAAGGCTATCAAATGATTTGTACGATTTGTGCGATTTGTACGATTTGTACGATTTGTATGATTTATATGatttgtaaatatattaactttAATAAGGTGagcataaaattattttaaataattacactgaaataacataaattttatcttataaatatcacacaaatgtatgtatatttagtttcttaaaatactAAAAACTTTTAGCTACCtcttatatgttaatattcgAAGCATgttaattaataatttacttTTAATTAACCACGgcaatattaaataattgttttggtttttattttacataactatagtaataattaatttaccaaatatatatttatttattaacatataattatatcCATATAACGTCGTTATAGAACAAATGTATTAACATCTTAACGTAAATTACTCAATCTTGTCTTTATCATTTGTTTCcatgtatttaaaaatgtacaAAAATCAAAAGAATAATGATGAGGaactaaattatatatacacacatacaaataattaaaatcggttattatctatatatcttaaatatatatatttatttctcaCCCtggttatttttaatattggataattttcctttattatgtttattttacttatgtgtttaatatactttttttattaagttaatttgttattataaaaataaaattaaaaatgtatgaGTCACAAGTctatttattatgtatatatatttgggGATAGGGAATAAGTTAAATGTTCgctttaaaaaatttataaagaaataatatGATCAAACTTAAATATTCTTAATATACATTGTATGAAATGCGATTATATTTACACCATGTTATTATAAGAAgttatacatacatatgtatgtatataagaatataataaataatttctgtatttttttaaattactttttttttttttatttcctctTCCCCCTTGCtttcaattattttaatgtttattatatttatagcaTCGTGacaactatttttttttattataattgtttaaatatttaaaaaaatatttatatattgtttcccttttttatttttccatgctttatattctataaataacatataggaaaaaaaaaattattcgTTTTGTTATTATACCTTATATCTATAACCGAACTAGCTGTGTAgctatgttttttttatataacaaaattttttattataataaaagaaaaatatatgaaaaaaattaaatgatgtATTTTcttaattattaatatgtaatgtacgaaaaaaacaatttaattTAGCAAacaattatacatattatatcaCTATTTTGggctatatatttatgtataaatgTGCATATAGTTTTAtgctttatattttatgcttTATGTTTTTAAGACCCACTCAGCTAAGTAATATAGcatgtatacatataagTACACATATGTGGAATGAAATTCCTTTCCCCAACCGTTATCaatatatttacaaataatagttgatttaaaaaaagggccatacataattatttataaagtatattgataaattattatatattttcatatttctATACGATTCTACAATAACGTATAACGtcatatattttcaaattttattaatatttttaattaaatattttttcttgcTATATTAAACAAAATGTTCAAAAGTCCGAAAGCCACCATCTTAGATTTGAACACAGTAAAGGGGTATTATAACAAAGTTTTTACAAATGAACTAGTtttaaaattacaaaaagatataaaaatagaagaTCTGATATTTTCGTATAGTTATTATTCAAACTTAGGTAcagaaaataataagtttgATAATTATGAAATAAGCAGTGACTATTTAAAAAGTGATGAAGAGATAGATCAATCAAATTCGAATTCATTTTACAAGGATAAGAAATTTAGaatagaaaatgaagaagatgaGCCAATTAATTATTTCGATCCAAATGTAAGTGAACaattatttgatgaaaaaataaaaaagacatttgaatatttaaacaattttttgAAATCATTTTATACTGAAAATTTTAGTAACGAGACAAGTGATAccgaaataataaattatgtaattGATACAATTAAAGTTGAAAAAGATAATAACgaaaattacaaaatatgTGATATAGAATTTGATAAATCAGAAATATCCCAAATAACATTAATTATAATTgcttatattataaaaaatttatttgatttaagTTTAGGAAggaaattaattttttcaaatgaaaatataaataaattattattaaaagcaatatatatgcaaaatatttatattcaaatatttacattaaaaaatttaaaaaaatatttaacagAAGATGGTGAATATTATGAAACAACACatttgaaaatgataaaaatttgtATCTTTAGTAAATCCCTATGTTCATTTAATCGAGCAaatgatattattatacgattaataaaagaaaataaacaaataaatgaaatatttgattattattttttaaaaaaattaaaaaaaaatcttgAACAATCAGATAATATACAACGTCTAAGACTTCTTGATTTAGTAATTGATTGTATAAATTTGAACAATTCTTATGTTTatgaaatttttaaattggaAACCAAACCAAAAAATGATTcaataaattatgaacaaaaaacaaaagattttgaaaatttaataCACAATCTatatactaataataatatccaAAATTTTGAAACAAGTTATAACTTTGAAGACAAGTCAAATTATACTTTTGATGATGTTTCTTTTATTGACaaagaaatattaaaatataatatggacaaaaataatttaaatataaatgatatatgtaaccttattaaaattaatatatataaatatttaattattatttatttaaaaaatgatttattattaaaaataaatgtattagAAATCTTTTCAAAATTGgcacaaaataaatatttttgtgaTGCTTTTGAAAATACATATTTTCtccatattattttaaatgatttaaaaaatttggatgaagatattttacatattaatattttaaattcattaattTCATACTCAAATATGACTCCACTACTTTTAAATGTCATAATAAATGCGCATTCCAATTgcttaattaaaaaaataaatgaatatatatctGATACAAGttgtataaataatgaaaaactAATTATAGGATTAAAAGCTTttggttattttttttccataaacCAAGTcagtaaaatatttttatctataaatCCGAATATACATGTAACTGCAATAAGTACAATAAATACACATGCACACACAAATGTTTTAAGACATGCCATAAATATTTGGATTAAAATTTTACCTTATGAATGTAACAATTCAGATtggtttaaaaaaattgttcatgattttctttttaaaaaaattattgtagTATTAAAAGAAATTAATGATACAATTatccaaataaatatttatgaacttttacaaaaaattataaattatgatatagcagaattaattataaatgaaCAATGGTTAATAAAAAGCCTACAAAACAATTTTGATAGTAATACATATGATCTCAAAATGTCTAGatataacttttttaaatcattttataaagcttatgaaaatataatcataGATAATTCATATGCTaacaatataattaataactTTTTAGAAAAAGTTCCAAACAGATATTAAACATAAGAAAAATTACTTCAACCCGAACTAGCCATTTTAAGAAGCTACtcaattattattactgTTCATACTCccgttattattttattttatttttttcgacaTTTCAAAGACAATTTCAGTATACCCATTGATCATTGATCATAGatcttaaaaataataaatatattaaaaatgaataaataaaaatagtgaaaaatttatgtatCATTAAATTagtaaatacaaaaataaaaatattatgaagggaaaatattaacaattaAAGCTTTGCAAAATGTCGAACTttattatatctataatttttacttatatgtctattttcatttttttttttttttctctctttTTTCTTAAGTTgcatattttgaatattatattttgtattaaaaaCATACAAATTATGTtgcattaaaatatatactttaaagtgaatatttaaaaaaataaaaattcaaataaaatttttataaaagttCTAAATGAACACATACCTTATACACACGCATACATAaatgcattatatattatatattttatgga comes from the Plasmodium yoelii strain 17X genome assembly, chromosome: 6 genome and includes:
- a CDS encoding eukaryotic translation initiation factor 5, putative, with amino-acid sequence MSYINIPRDRNDPNYRYKMPKLISKIEGRGNGIRTNITNMGDIARSLKRPPMYPTKFFGCELGTMVKFEENEEKAIVNGAHKENDLVNILDKFIEMYVLCPHCLLPETDIIVKKGFLICKCNACGNIGQLNNSHKIATYMIKNPPQISTVGSKKKKVKEKKGEKNGKTKSDKAEKGAGDNNNNNNNDDSKNGILQPGTYHDNNSSDDACTDRSNPNNSGTNNNKKDKKNKSKKDKGKKKLEDNFVLEKELLHYESFEIKEVIDRLRTLVVTFPNISDNDFCEELRVLQVSQSFDSKCRIFICLCALFDDKISKELLEKNIKYLKKINDTSVTTMDIFLALEYYVNKIATTAITIYPYILQVLYNNDMLESKDIIKRYDQEDDGNMTSVSQNRKGSNSNNINNVDEKQKEYNECYDKCKCMAKHFVNWLKQNDSDEEESEDEEESNSNNVGTNYKVKSLRNTENKSKEKSNLNGNEKPFEDSKSEKCDDEIFLDAKDGFNNTADEDEEEIDIDAI